The DNA sequence GCAAAACGTCATCACCATAAGCGATCTTGCCCCGTACGCAAAGGACATGGTGTTTGGCAGCGACCTCGTCTTCCATGCAGCCGTTGAGGATGGTCTTCCTCATGTTGAGAAGGTCTACAATTTCTCCTTTGGCGAGGTCAGGCCGATGGATCCATCCCTCACCTTTGTGGCGCTCCAGTCAGGGAACGTCGATGCGATCGTGGCCTATACCACCGATTCACGTATCACGCTCTTCAACCTTACCGCGCTCGACGATGACCAGTACGCCATGCCACCGTACCATGCAATCCTGCTGGTCAACGGAAAGCGGGGAGAGGATAAGAACATCATCGCTGCCCTTTCGCCTCTCATCAATGGGATCGACTCGGCCACCATGCGCCAGCTGAACAGCCGGTTCGATGTTGACAAGGAAGACCCGGAAATAATTGCCCGTGAGTACCTGGTCCCTCGCGGACTGATTCCAGCCTAAGGGGGGAATACCATCCCGACTTCGTCCCGCTGGAAAGAAGGCTCTGCCAGCATCAGGTTCGAGCAGGTCACAAAACGGTTTGGCACGATCACTGCGGTGGACAACCTCAACCTGGAGGTCCATCCCAGTGAACTCTTCGTGCTGATCGGTCCCTCCGGAAGCGGCAAGACCACCATGCTCAGGATGATCAACCGCATGGTGGAGCCTGACGAGGGGAGAATCCTGATCAATGGTGTCGACATCCAGAGCCTCGACCCAGTCGGACTCCGTCGGAAAACAGGCTATGTGATCCAGCAGATCGGACTCTTTCCGCACATGACGGTGGCGGGCAATATCGGGCTTGTCCCGGCCCTGGAAGGAATGCCTGAAAGGGCCCTGCAGGACCGTATACGGCAGCTCCTTTCCCTGGTGAAACTTTCTCCCGAACTGTTCATGGACCGCTACCCACGGGAACTCTCCGGTGGCCAGCAGCAGCGGGTAGGTCTCGCCCGTTCGCTGGCCATGGATCCACCGCTGCTTCTCATGGACGAGCCGTTCGGTGCTCTCGATCCCGTGCTCCGCCAGCAGCTCCAGGAAGAGTTTCTCGGGATTAAGGCGCACGTGAATAAGACCATCCTGTTCGTCACCCATGATGTGGGGGAAGCCTTCCGTCTCGGTGACCGGGTAGGGGTGGTGGCAGGGGGACGGCTTATCCGGGTGGGAACACCAGAAGACCTCATCATGGACCCGGGCTCACCAGAAGTTGCCTCATTGATCGGGGTCGAGCCAAAGATGCGATACCTTGACCATCTGAAGGCGAAGTCACTGATGATCCCGGTTGATCCTTCCCGTATCCTGGACGCAAGTCTCCGTGCCGGGGATGCCCGGAAGGCGATGGTTGCATCGCAGGCGGAATATCTCCTGGCAGGGCAGGGAGGGACTCCGGAAGGGATCATCTTTCCCCAGGATCTCCTTGCAGCGCCAGTGCCTGACATCCCGCTCGGGGAGCTTTTAAGAAAAATTCCGGTCTTTAATTCGTCCGCGAACGCCCTGGATGTTTTATCGGCCATGAAACGGCAGGGGGCATCAACCGCTCTCATCTTCGAGCAGGGCAGGGTTATCGGTCTGGTTGTCATGGATGAGATCGTGAGACAACTGTTGTAACCAGGTGGCTATCCGTGGATATACTGGCACTGGTTGGAGAAGTCTGGCAGGCCTACGACCTTGGCCTCCGGACCGTGCAGCACCTGGAAATGTTTGCGGTCTCGTTTATCGTAACGGTCACTGTTGGAATCGTCCTCGGGATCGTATTTTTTTCTTCGACGAATGCCCGCTTTGCCGGCATAACCGTGCTCACCATCATCGAGATGATTCCGGATATTGCCCTCCTTATCCTCCTCATCCCGGTTGTCGGGATTGGCGTTCCGCCGACTGTGAGCGCTGCTGTGCTGTATTCGCTCCTGCCGGTCGCCCGGAATACCACTGCCGGCCTTGGGGGGGCAAGTCCCCACTATATCGAAACTGCACAAGCAGTAGGCCTGACTGAACGGGAGACCATCTGCTATATACGGTTTCCGCTTGCCCTCCCCCTCATTTTCGCAGGAGTGCGGATAGCTGTGATATTTTGCATGGGAGTCGTGACTCTCGGCGGCATTATCGGTGCAGGAGGGCTTGGGGCTCCTCTCCAGACCGGGATAACCACGGGAAATGATCTCCTGATCCTGGTGACAGGCTGCTGGGTGACGTTTCTTGCGGTGAGCATGGACGGGGTTGCATGGGGCATCAGTAGGTACGTGTCTACACGGTATGGGGGTATGGAATGACTGTTCTTACCCAGGCAGTACTCGTCCACATCACCCTTGCCTACAGCGGGCTTGCCCTGGCTGTCGCCACTGGCATACCGCTAGCAGTGCTCTCACTCCGTTCCCGCCCGGCAGGGGCAGTCGTCTCAACCATTACCGCAATCGGCCAGGCAATCCCGGTTTTTGCACTCGTTGCATTCATGGTGCCCCTCGTGGGTATCGGTTTTGTTCCCTCTGTGCTGGTGATCTTTATTAGCACCCTCCTCCCAGTTGTCAGGAATACGTATGCAGGTATCTCTTCAGTTGACCCTGATGTTGTCGATGCTGCAGCAGGCATCGGACTGACCTGGACCGAGACTGTAACGAGGGTGAGAATCCCCCTTTCACTGCATGCCATTTTTTCGGGAGTGAAATTCTCCTCCATCATCGCCAACGGTGTGGCAATTATCACGGTTTTCATCGGGAGCGGCGGTCTTGGGGTGGTTGTGCTGAGGGGCCTGGCAAGGTTCTATGTCCCTGAAATTCTCCTTGGGATCCTTCCTGCCATTGCGATCACCCTAATCACCGATTTCTGCCTCTCCCGCCTTGAATACCAGCTTACTCCTCTGCCGCTCCGAAATGCATCGGGGATATGGTTTGTATCAGGCAGTCATTCAGATCGAGGCCGACATCAGTGAGATATGTTTTGATGCCCATCGGCCTTTTTTATTAATGTCAATAAGAGCTGAAATCCCTCCGGTATGGTCATGATGGGCATGCGAAATGAATACTTCATCTATTGAGGCCGGATCAATTTCCATTTTTTCCATGTTCCCGAGCAGAATACTCCAATCTGCCCCGGTATCGAACAATATTTTTGGAGCATTTTCAACTTCCACCAACGCGGAAAAACCCCAGTCTGCCCGGAGATCCTTTCGAAAAGCAGTATTGTCATAAATGATGGTGATTTTCATATTCAACTGCTTACTCCTCAAAATCTTATTTAACCCTTCTCTCCATGGGGCATTATCCGACAAGGGAAGTGCCGGGTATCGCGTCGTCTCGAAGGAAGGGATAAATACGAGGGAGATCCCCGTTATCAGCAACGGTGAAAAAGAGGTTGGAGAATGATACGGGAAGGTTTCACGAAAAGCCATCAAATGGTCGGAAGAACTGCTGCCGCGGCGGTATCGGTCCTTTTGATCGCATACCTGATTACGCTGACCCTTGGACTTCTCTCGCTCGCATCGCCCCTGGACCCGATCGGCGATCCTTATTTTTCTCTCATGGAATCGCTAATTATCATCATCGCACCCCTGATGGTCGTCGTCATGGTCGCCGTCCATGCATATGCCGCGCCGGAGGCCGGAATCTTCAGTCTTTCGGCCCTGGCATTTATGAGCATTATGGCGGCCATCACCTGCTCCGTCCACTTTGTTATCCTGACTGTACGCCATCTGATTGAATCTGCAGGATTCCCGTGGGTTTCACTCTTCTTCTCGTTTACGTGGCCATCGGTGGTGTATACGCTGGATATCCTTGCATGGGACATATTCTTTGCCCTCGCCATGCTTTGTGCCGCCCCTGTCTTCCGGGTGGGCCGCCTGGAACGAACTGTCCGGGCCCTCATGATCGTGAGTGGAGTATTGAGTCTTGCAGGGTTGGTTGGCGTACCCCTTGCTGACATGGGTGTCCGCAATATTGGAATTATCGGCTACGCAGTGGTCTCGATTTTTGTATTTTTCCTCATTGCGATGGTATTCAGCCGTAACGGGGATCGAACGGAGGGAGAATAGGGATACCGGACCCTGGCATCGTCCCCCACACGCCCGATTATCCCTGATGGCCGGCAAAACCCTGCATGCCGATGGGGAAAGCACACCTCAGAAACGCAACATTCAACATCCCCCCACCCATTCACTCTGCATGGAAGCCTTGGCAAAGGATGCATTCATGCAGGCGGCGATCGAGGAGGCCAGAATGGGACTGGCCGAAGGTGGCATTCCCATCGGTGCGGTACTGGTGATCGATGGCCGGATTGTCGGCAGAGGGCACAATCGCAGGGTGCAGAACGGGAGCGCAGTCCTCCATGCCGAGATGGACTGCCTGGAGAATGCAGGCCGGCTGAGGGCAGCGGACTACCGCCGTGCGGTGCTGTATTCGACCCTCTCCCCGTGTGATATGTGCAGCGGTGCGGTCCTTCTCTATAACATTCCCAAGGTGGTCATCGGGGAAAACCGGACGTTTCAGGGTCCGGAGGAGTATCTCCGCTCCCGTGGTGTCGAACTGATCATCATGGACGATGAGGAGTGCGTAGGGTTGATGCGTGAATTCATCGCCGCCAATCCCGAATTGTGGAACGAGGATATTGGAGAAGAATAGAGGGATTACCCATTGTTTCAGGATAGTCCTTCATTGTTGCGCAAATTGACCATCTCCAAAAAAATTAATCAGGAACTCTGTTTTTTTTAATTTTCTCAACCTTTTTCTCTGCTTATTTCCCTGTTCTGAAGTCCCGGATCCAGCACAAAGGATGACATGATTTGTAAGGCTTCGAAGCCCCCCCGTACCCCATCCTGGTCAGCCGGAATGTTTTTATCCAACCACCGTCCGGTGTAATTGTGATGGGATCCATCCCACCAGTATATCACACCGAGGGATAGAAATATGACTCCGACAGCTTCCCCCACTCTCACACAGGTGACATATTACCGAATATATGCGGACTCGCAGGGTGACTCTCACCTTGATGTTGTCACAGTCGGACAGAGCCTCGCGCAAGGTGCCCCGCCCGCCGCCCCGTTCTATATCTCCGAGGACAGAGCCGCATCAAAGTATCGCTTCTATACCTTTGAGCCCGGCTGGATCGGCGAACTCCATCCGGCCCCCACCCGCCAGTTCCTGGCCCTCCTGTCCGGTGAGGTGGAGGTGGAAACGACGGACGGGACAATCAGGCGCTTGGGTCCCGGGGATCTGATCCTGCTGGAAGACACCTCGGGCAAGGGTCATGTGACGAAAAACACGGGAGATGGATATGCCATGTTCCTCGTGGTCCCCGTTCCTGCACCCTGAGATGTACCGGATGATGATCATCATCCCCCCTTTGCAGTACATGGCCGTCACGAGTGGGCAGGTCACTTCGATGGCGTGATGCGAGTCTTCACACCGGCGATCCACCGTTCACATCGCAGCGAGCCCACCGTTTTTTCGTGATGGCAAAAATGGGGGGGTTGAGGGCCTGCGATGCCTGTGCGAGCCTTGATTGGCTATCTCGGACAGGCCCCCGCAGGGTCTAACCGAACTTTATGGCCCGATCATACACGACCTCTGCATAGGAAGGTCCGGTCTGTGTAGCTTCCTCCAGGTACACCCTCCATACAATGAAAATCGGCTGATCC is a window from the Methanovulcanius yangii genome containing:
- a CDS encoding ABC transporter permease produces the protein MDILALVGEVWQAYDLGLRTVQHLEMFAVSFIVTVTVGIVLGIVFFSSTNARFAGITVLTIIEMIPDIALLILLIPVVGIGVPPTVSAAVLYSLLPVARNTTAGLGGASPHYIETAQAVGLTERETICYIRFPLALPLIFAGVRIAVIFCMGVVTLGGIIGAGGLGAPLQTGITTGNDLLILVTGCWVTFLAVSMDGVAWGISRYVSTRYGGME
- a CDS encoding ABC transporter ATP-binding protein, producing MDNLNLEVHPSELFVLIGPSGSGKTTMLRMINRMVEPDEGRILINGVDIQSLDPVGLRRKTGYVIQQIGLFPHMTVAGNIGLVPALEGMPERALQDRIRQLLSLVKLSPELFMDRYPRELSGGQQQRVGLARSLAMDPPLLLMDEPFGALDPVLRQQLQEEFLGIKAHVNKTILFVTHDVGEAFRLGDRVGVVAGGRLIRVGTPEDLIMDPGSPEVASLIGVEPKMRYLDHLKAKSLMIPVDPSRILDASLRAGDARKAMVASQAEYLLAGQGGTPEGIIFPQDLLAAPVPDIPLGELLRKIPVFNSSANALDVLSAMKRQGASTALIFEQGRVIGLVVMDEIVRQLL
- a CDS encoding cupin domain-containing protein — its product is MTPTASPTLTQVTYYRIYADSQGDSHLDVVTVGQSLAQGAPPAAPFYISEDRAASKYRFYTFEPGWIGELHPAPTRQFLALLSGEVEVETTDGTIRRLGPGDLILLEDTSGKGHVTKNTGDGYAMFLVVPVPAP
- a CDS encoding nucleoside deaminase — translated: MEALAKDAFMQAAIEEARMGLAEGGIPIGAVLVIDGRIVGRGHNRRVQNGSAVLHAEMDCLENAGRLRAADYRRAVLYSTLSPCDMCSGAVLLYNIPKVVIGENRTFQGPEEYLRSRGVELIIMDDEECVGLMREFIAANPELWNEDIGEE
- a CDS encoding ABC transporter permease, coding for MTVLTQAVLVHITLAYSGLALAVATGIPLAVLSLRSRPAGAVVSTITAIGQAIPVFALVAFMVPLVGIGFVPSVLVIFISTLLPVVRNTYAGISSVDPDVVDAAAGIGLTWTETVTRVRIPLSLHAIFSGVKFSSIIANGVAIITVFIGSGGLGVVVLRGLARFYVPEILLGILPAIAITLITDFCLSRLEYQLTPLPLRNASGIWFVSGSHSDRGRHQ
- a CDS encoding glycine betaine ABC transporter substrate-binding protein yields the protein MTPAGPKTVVIGVMPFNEQYIIGEMMALLLEKEGYSTEIRSGMNNAALYEAVKAGQVDMYVDYTSSVYYQLPDREPVDRWAPEEVYAIVEKGLTRDGILLAGQLGFRNDNVIVIPSAWAAEQNVITISDLAPYAKDMVFGSDLVFHAAVEDGLPHVEKVYNFSFGEVRPMDPSLTFVALQSGNVDAIVAYTTDSRITLFNLTALDDDQYAMPPYHAILLVNGKRGEDKNIIAALSPLINGIDSATMRQLNSRFDVDKEDPEIIAREYLVPRGLIPA
- a CDS encoding MBL fold metallo-hydrolase yields the protein MKITIIYDNTAFRKDLRADWGFSALVEVENAPKILFDTGADWSILLGNMEKMEIDPASIDEVFISHAHHDHTGGISALIDINKKGRWASKHISLMSASI